One Drosophila subobscura isolate 14011-0131.10 chromosome U, UCBerk_Dsub_1.0, whole genome shotgun sequence DNA window includes the following coding sequences:
- the LOC117902151 gene encoding uncharacterized protein LOC117902151: MLSAFLTKLKKMPTFKMRLTLPSRRLLANLCVCGAMASISGLAYLHWKLEDRVRQADYYQLAIKTLRQHGGAVRLLGEPIKESGISLTNTQNSCDGDRAQMQVSVHGTKDKGTIFFWATNNREKGVWLIDRLELETKQHPNTRFLLKKPMDKALDDIVHDEENEQDHEHIVVPEPKPIRPQMNQHTEQPAQGQNPYDHPGYQEGGVGQKPNQPKTLHQHQGQEPAPYIQTADGGRMN; encoded by the coding sequence ATGCTTTCGGCTTTTTTGACTAAATTAAAAAAGATGCCAACCTTTAAGATGCGCCTAACCCTGCCCTCGCGTCGGTTATTGGCcaatctgtgtgtttgtggtgccATGGCCTCCATCTCGGGCTTAGCCTATCTCCACTGGAAGCTGGAGGATCGGGTGCGTCAGGCGGACTACTATCAGCTGGCCATCAAGACACTGCGCCAGCATGGTGGTGCTGTACGTCTGCTGGGGGAACCCATTAAGGAGTCGGGCATTAGTTTGACCAACACACAGAACAGCTGCGACGGCGACCGTGCACAAATGCAGGTCTCCGTGCATGGCACCAAGGACAAGGGCACCATTTTCTTTTGGGCCACAAACAATCGGGAGAAGGGCGTCTGGCTGATTGATCGTTTGGAGCTAGAAACAAAACAGCATCCCAATACGCGATTTCTGCTCAAGAAACCCATGGACAAAGCTCTGGACGACATTGTGCATGACGAGGAGAACGAGCAGGACCACGAGCACATCGTTGTACCAGAGCCAAAGCCCATTCGGCCGCAGATGAACCAACATACCGAGCAGCCAGCGCAGGGGCAGAACCCATATGACCATCCAGGCTATCAAGAGGGTGGAGTTGGTCAGAAACCCAATCAACCGAAGACACTGCATCAGCATCAGGGACAAGAGCCAGCCCCATACATTCAGACAGCAGATGGCGGCAGGATGAATTAG
- the LOC117902144 gene encoding beta-1,4-glucuronyltransferase 1 translates to MRFEPLGQKMFTRRNWLLRCSILINVAVILYIGSQLMIGGGNNFANGGSFMLQEQQQPMVSALQMAAASQVPQQQPTPKNQNSAAIFEAEERLLAHADATGAAEVAAAAAAAAAAAAQAAEAALPVPANDSGGAPSLTDPNQLIGNIGAGGNAVPNPELNNTQSDSYIVTGDEKELEERVRSLINCYDRDYHQQTLQRGDFWVLQNYVRAEHGEVKCHESITYTTHADYTFLDNLIPLLERWSAPVSIAMHAPGTDFQPTVDSIRYLRECLPGSHLVRAYTTFHIYFGTKHIPRAVPKPQDVFKTGYNCTLPPPYFNITSGHLYKAQKKLLYPVNVGRNIARDSALTHFILASDIELYPNPGLVKKFLEMIARNEQYLRRKAPRVFPLAIFEVEESSPVPHDKTELQEFLRTGKAIPFHKRVCASCHGVPKSKEWMAANETDELSVFHIGKRTGYYIHWEPIYIGTHADPHYDERLSWEGKSDKMPQGYALCVLDYEFHILDNAFLVHKPGIKVLKKDNRRAMLSGKTNQLIRKIIYPELKIMYGMRKGCGI, encoded by the exons ATGCGCTTTGAGCCGTTGGGCCAGAAAATGTTCACGCGCCGAAATTGGCTGTTGCGCTGCAGCATTCTGATAAATGTTGCCGTCATTCTGTATATTGGTAGTCAGCTGATGATTGGCGGCGGCAATAATTTCGCCAATGGCGGAAGCTTTatgctgcaggagcagcaacagcccaTGGTGTCGGCGCtacaaatggcagcagcgtcacaagtgccacagcagcagccaacgccCAAGAATCAGAAT TCCGCAGCGATATTTGAGGCAGAGGAGCGACTGCTGGCGCATGCGGATGCCACAGGCGCAGCAgaggtggcggcagcagcagcagcggcagcagctgcggcggcacAAGCAGCTGAGGCGGCGCTTCCTGTTCCAGCGAACGACAGCGGTGGAGCACCCAGCCTGACCGATCCCAACCAGCTGATTGGGAATATCGGTGCAGGCGGCAATGCGGTGCCAAATCCCGAACTTAACAACACACAATCCGACAGCTACATCGTCACCGGAGacgagaaggagctggaggagcgcgTGAGATCGCTGATCAATTGCTACGATCGTGACTATCATCAGCAGACGCTGCAACGCGGTGACTTTTGGGTGCTGCAGAACTACGTGCGAGCGGAGCACGGCGAGGTCAAGTGCCACGAATCCATCACGTACACCACCCATGCGGATTACACGTTCCTCGACAATCTCATTCCGCTGCTGGAGCGTTGGAGTGCACCCGTGAGCATAGCCATGCATGCGCCGGGCACAGATTTCCAGCCCACCGTGGACTCCATTCGATATCTGAGGGAGTGTCTGCCGGGCAGTCATCTGGTGCGTGCCTACACCACTTTTCACATATACTTTGGCACAAAGCACATACCCCGTGCGGTGCCCAAGCCCCAGGATGTTTTCAAGACGGGCTACAACTGCACGTTGCCGCCACCGTACTTTAACATCACGTCGGGCCATCTGTATAAGGCACAGAAGAAACTGTTGTATCCAGTGAACGTGGGTCGGAATATAGCACGCGATTCTGCACTGACGCACTTTATTCTGGCCTCGGACATAGAGCTGTATCCGAATCCGGGTTTGGTCAAGAAGTTCCTTGAAATGATTGCTCGGAATGAGCAGTATTTAAGGAGGAAGGCGCCAAG agtATTTCCCCTTGCCATCTTCGAGGTGGAGGAGAGTTCCCCTGTGCCTCATGACAAAACCGAGCTGCAGGAGTTCTTGCGCACAGGCAAGGCGATACCCTTCCATAAACGCGTCTGTGCCAGCTGCCATGGTGTGCCCAAGTCCAAGGAATGGATGGCGGCCAATGAAACGGATGAATTGAGTGTGTTTCACATAG GCAAACGCACTGGCTACTATATCCATTGGGAGCCCATTTATATAGGCACCCATGCAGATCCCCACTACGATGAGCGGCTCAGTTGGGAGGGCAAAAGTGACAAAATGCCACAG GGCTATGCGCTGTGCGTTTTGGATTATGAATTCCATATATTGGATAATGCATTTTTGGTGCATAAACCGGGCATTAAAGTGCTGAAAAAGGATAATCGACGTGCCATGTTGTCGGGCAAGACGAATCAACTGATACGAAAGATCATTTATCCCGAACTTAAGATCATGTATGGCATGCGCAAGGGTTGTGGCATATAG
- the LOC117902150 gene encoding protein obstructor-E isoform X2 yields the protein MAKIVISALLCLAMFGSMAAAAGGACREANGTAPVSGSCDAYIECKNGVAEEKLCPDGLFYNEKSTGYPCGYPIDVECSQGQSRLQSAQPTEDCPHQFGYYRMGDASHCGQFMNCASGKGFVFDCPAGLAWNPATYKCDWPDQVEECDAEAFLGFSCPAPAFKSELLGEQEADYTFHPSQDNCQLYFICIEGRPRRIGCGEDQAFNQELNQCDDIENVPNCSSEIREKGAQIKAARAHARSQKN from the exons ATGGCTAAAATAGTTATCAGTGCTTTGTTGTGCCTGGCCATGTTTGGCTCCATGG ctgccgctgctggtggtgcgtGTCGCGAGGCGAATGGAACTGCTCCTGTTTCTGGCTCCTGCGATGCCTATATCGAGTGCAAGAATGGAGTGGCCGAGGAGAAGCTCTGCCCCGATGGCCTCTTCTACAATGAGAAATCCACTGGCTATCCCTGCGGCTATCCCATTGATGTGGAGTGCTCTCAGGGACAGTCCCGTCTGCAGTCTGCTCAACCCACGGAGGATTGTCCTCATCAGTTTGGTTACTATCGCATGGGTGATGCCAGCCACTGTGGACAGTTCATGAATTGTGCATCGGGCAAGGGATTTGTTTTCGATTGTCCTGCGGGTCTGGCCTGGAATCCGGCCACCTACAAATGCGACTGGCCCGATCAGGTTGAAGAATGCGATGCCGAGGCCTTCTTGGGCTTCAGCTGCCCGGCGCCAGCCTTCAAATCGGAGCTGCTCGGCGAACAGGAGGCCGACTATACCTTCCATCCGTCACAGGACAACTGTCAATTGTATTTCATCTGCATTGAGGGACGTCCACGTCGTATTGGCTGTGGCGAGGATCAGGCCTTCAATCAGGAGCTCAACCAGTGCGATGACATCGAAAATGTCCCGAATTGCAGCAGCGAAATCAGGGAGAAGGGCGCCCAGATCAAGGCGGCACGTGCCCATGCCAGAAGCCAAAAGAACTAA
- the LOC117902150 gene encoding protein obstructor-E isoform X3 encodes MAKIVISALLCLAMFGSMVLCSPECPFPNGRFASGDQCDAYTECLDDVPTAKLCPDGLLFHQRTKATGECTYAPYSTCKERARLQPANGTDECPRQFGFYPNGDETKCGVYRNCAHGVASITKCPEGLAFNEETYQCDWPDLVGSCNAEAFLGFNCPAAEPVDAIAPEVDVGPEGELRYYRHPQTCKKYFVCVNGHPRLYNCGKYLAFNSESKLCDFYNKVPECYALLKEKQRLKAEKQAKF; translated from the exons ATGGCTAAAATAGTTATCAGTGCTTTGTTGTGCCTGGCCATGTTTGGCTCCATGG TGCTCTGCTCACCCGAGTGCCCCTTCCCAAATGGTCGTTTTGCCTCTGGTGATCAATGTGATGCCTACACAGAATGTCTGGATGATGTGCCCACAGCGAAACTCTGTCCCGACGGTCTGCTCTTCCATCAGCGAACCAAAGCCACTGGGGAGTGCACCTATGCGCCGTATTCCACCTGCAAGGAGCGAGCTCGCCTGCAGCCGGCCAACGGCACAGACGAATGCCCCCGACAGTTCGGTTTCTATCCGAATGGCGATGAGACCAAGTGCGGTGTGTACCGCAACTGCGCCCATGGTGTGGCCAGCATTACCAAGTGCCCCGAGGGTTTGGCCTTCAACGAGGAGACGTACCAGTGCGACTGGCCCGATCTAGTGGGTAGCTGCAATGCCGAAGCCTTTTTGGGTTTCAACTGCCCTGCCGCTGAGCCCGTGGATGCCATTGCACCTGAGGTGGATGTCGGTCCCGAGGGAGAGCTGCGCTACTATCGTCATCCGCAGACGTGCAAGAAATATTTTGTCTGTGTGAATGGACATCCACGTTTGTACAACTGTGGCAAGTATTTGGCCTTCAACTCAGAGTCGAAACTCTGCGATTTCTACAACAAGGTGCCCGAGTGCTATGCTCTGCTCAAGGAAAAGCAGCGGCTGAAGGCCGAGAAGCAAGCAAAGTTTTAA
- the LOC117902150 gene encoding protein obstructor-E isoform X1, which yields MAKIVISALLCLAMFGSMVAAAAAGGACREANGTAPVSGSCDAYIECKNGVAEEKLCPDGLFYNEKSTGYPCGYPIDVECSQGQSRLQSAQPTEDCPHQFGYYRMGDASHCGQFMNCASGKGFVFDCPAGLAWNPATYKCDWPDQVEECDAEAFLGFSCPAPAFKSELLGEQEADYTFHPSQDNCQLYFICIEGRPRRIGCGEDQAFNQELNQCDDIENVPNCSSEIREKGAQIKAARAHARSQKN from the exons ATGGCTAAAATAGTTATCAGTGCTTTGTTGTGCCTGGCCATGTTTGGCTCCATGG ttgcagctgccgctgctggtggtgcgtGTCGCGAGGCGAATGGAACTGCTCCTGTTTCTGGCTCCTGCGATGCCTATATCGAGTGCAAGAATGGAGTGGCCGAGGAGAAGCTCTGCCCCGATGGCCTCTTCTACAATGAGAAATCCACTGGCTATCCCTGCGGCTATCCCATTGATGTGGAGTGCTCTCAGGGACAGTCCCGTCTGCAGTCTGCTCAACCCACGGAGGATTGTCCTCATCAGTTTGGTTACTATCGCATGGGTGATGCCAGCCACTGTGGACAGTTCATGAATTGTGCATCGGGCAAGGGATTTGTTTTCGATTGTCCTGCGGGTCTGGCCTGGAATCCGGCCACCTACAAATGCGACTGGCCCGATCAGGTTGAAGAATGCGATGCCGAGGCCTTCTTGGGCTTCAGCTGCCCGGCGCCAGCCTTCAAATCGGAGCTGCTCGGCGAACAGGAGGCCGACTATACCTTCCATCCGTCACAGGACAACTGTCAATTGTATTTCATCTGCATTGAGGGACGTCCACGTCGTATTGGCTGTGGCGAGGATCAGGCCTTCAATCAGGAGCTCAACCAGTGCGATGACATCGAAAATGTCCCGAATTGCAGCAGCGAAATCAGGGAGAAGGGCGCCCAGATCAAGGCGGCACGTGCCCATGCCAGAAGCCAAAAGAACTAA